The Homo sapiens chromosome 21, GRCh38.p14 Primary Assembly DNA window tacccagtaatgggatggctgggtcaaatgttatttctagttctagatcgaCAGGGAGCATTTTCTAAGTGTAGACAACATACCATTTCAAGTGCTTTTGATGGCAACTATTATTTCAAAGAATAAACACTTCATTTTTAGTACTAGTTATATGTATAATCAGAGGTGAAGAAAGTGGAGAAAATAAACCCATCTatcaaaaaaggataaaaaataatatgtgatTTTAGTAGTTGGCTTCCCTTTATTGATCAAATCTTAGGAACTCTTAAAGATAGAGTTTCATAACTAAGTCTATTTAGTTCCAATTCTTCCAACAACATGAGGGGTTCAAATCTCCCCAGAGCTGAGTTCTATAAACAGTAGGAAAGGAGAAATGAACCAAAATGGAATCTTGTCactaaggaaaagagaaaagaaaacatgttttagcATTCAACAGCTAAGAAATATTCCTGTTTTATAATCAGCTTTGAGAAACGCCAACAATTGCAGTATATCTGGGTTAAATACGGGACATTTCCAGGgagttttttaaattgaaatatcaatataaaaataaaaaatggttagGCATCACCCTATCCTGGCTATATAGTCTGAAATCAGAATAAAATTTGGTTAAAGTCAACCATTACGGGTTTAAACTGATTGATGAATTCAAGAGCATAAAagagaagtgaaataaataaCCAGGACAAAAATATTTATGCTGAAGGAAATAGATTTATTAAGAGACTGACAGAAAATCCCCTTACTACCCACACCCAATTTGTAATACATTAATGTTGATGTAGAAGCTAATAATACATGAGCAGAGCAACCATGGGAGGCAAACTACTTTTTCACTGTTAAAATTCAAGTATGACCAAAAAAATGCATCTTGCTTCCTTTGTCTGTAGATGAGTATCAGTTCAGCACCTGAGTCCTGGGTGACTTGTCCAACAGCATCAAAGACAAAGACCACAGCAAGAAGTCAGCAAGAAGATGGAAGATGTATCACCCAAGCACATGGGAAGGTAGGAAGACAGTCATTGCTCTTCAGGTTGTTCTGTGCAGAGAATTAATTGAGAGTCCTGTAGTCACTGGAGCCATTGGTCCATCAGTAGGTGCTGTAGCCAAAGCCAGAGCCAGAGCCCCATGGCCTATAGAAGCTACCACCATAGCAGCCGCCCAGGTTGTTGATGTTGCTACCACCAAAGCTGTAGCCCAGGGAGCTGTAGCCATTGCATCCACAGCCATAGTTCAGGGGAGAGCCCAGAGGCACAACACAGTTCAAGGGGGTGGCTCTGAAGGTCCCATGGAAGTTGGTCCCATAGATAGGGTATCCTGGGAAGTAGCTTCCACAGCAGAAGTAACGAGTCATGGTGGCAGCAATTGAGAAGGATTTAGATGGATTGTGAAGGGTAAGTTACCCAAGTGTTAATGAAGGTCTCTTCCCGTACAGGGCTTTTTATACCTCAAGCTGGTGGGCACAACACATCTGTCTAAACATCTTCCCACTAATTTGCATAggtaatctcattcttttctaataaaatgcTTATAAGGAATGCACAGACTCATTGCCCACATTTTTGTTGGCTTTTCTCTGTACTATTTTAAAGCCAGTGACCATGCTTGACACGCAATCGAATTCTTTTCATCAGAGTCCCATAGTTTAACTACTGTTCTTGATTGCATCATGTGAGACTCTTTAAATCCTCTGATTATAAACTCTTCCCAACTGACATAGCTAAACTAAAAAAGCTTTGGCAAGAATGCAAACACTTCAAGCCAAGACAAAGCCATATATTGAGGTCTTTTGAACATTATTTTGAAACATCAAACTGAAATTCTATAACCTCTTGAAATTCACCCATGTGCCCTTTTAAAACAATTGTATACCAactagttaatgggtacagagtttccttTTGGAGTGAAGAAAATCATTTGGAACTAGACAATGTTGCAAAACATTTGGAATGTACTAAATATCACTGAATTGTTACCTTTAAAATGCCTTGGTTTGTGTTATACAAattttaactcaaaatgtattttttattttaaaaagcactgctACACAAATCTATCCAACCAGGTGTTTTTACAGAGGCTGCAATGGTGCCAAATAATAAGTTGGCTGTGAATAACCTGCAAGTAATTTTCATCAATTTCATTTATGAGCATTCTGTttgttaatacatattttattttttcatggagAACATACCATGTTTGCTTGTAAATCATCTTGAAcattgccaaactgtctttctGGAGTTGCCACACTGGCGCTGAGTGGGATGATGCTCAATTTCAGAGTCATGTTATACCACACTTGCTTCTTACTGACTCCTATAAAACAAGCCTGAATGCCATGATCCATTATGAAATACCAGTTATATTTAAGGATGCAACACTTCCTTCTGCTCTTATTTTGCCTTACATAACCAATTCTCATGAAGAACGTAAACCAGGAAGGATCTGAGCTCAGCAAAGCTAAGTCTATTCCAATTCAAAGGTTTACGACATCATCTTTTTATATGTGAATCAAAGTCAGAATTCTctgaaagtagaagaaaaaacttCCTGAATAccaattcctttttttatttccatcttaacAGACAATCACAGAGTCCAATATGCAAAACTAATCATTCCTCTCAGACATCCCTCTCTCTTTAAGATTCTATCTCTCTCAGTTTCTCTGACAGAGAGCTGCCTAAAGAATGTTCTATAAGTGGAtatgatttcttttattctacaAATTAATTAAATGTCATAAGAGTATATagagaaagttaaagaaaaataagttataatttcaaattcagtttaacaaaaagaatgaattaaaatggTAAGAGGTTGTGTCCTCAGggtttaaattatataaactctGTATCAGATAATCCAGAAAACTCAAAAATACGTTTGTGATTAGGAGAGGGCAGGGGTGACTAAGAATTACGCGTGACTTGAAAAATTTCACTACTGATTCTATCACACAATGACATTGGAACCTGTAATTTGTACATGCTGCCACCAGGTGGCAGTGGTATTTCAGTTACTCCGTATAAACCACAGGACTGGATTTAGGGTTCTCAAATGTAAGCAGGTAGAAGAATCTTCTAAAGAATTCGCTTGAAATTCAGAATTCCAGGAGCTCTCCTCTCCCACCACCACCTGAGATTCTGGAAATCTCTATTTGTAATGGGTATCTCAGGTAATTCTGATGAATAAATCATCCTGATAAATTCCAGGGCTGGTTTGTCATGAGAATTCAAAAAAGCTTTTGCTGGGCTGTGTGAAATTGCCCAGAGATGCTTATCTCTCATTGGCAGGAGTGTTTGGTTTCAGTCGCTGGTGACTTATTTCCCTTAACTCTGGATGATAGAGGTaattaaagaaaaagctttaGTTTGTCCTCTTCCATTTCTTGATGCTCTCTGCTTCTTGTCTCAGGACACACCTGATTAGAAAGGGAAGGTAACAGCAATGTGTTCAAGTGTCTCCTCAGAGGTAAAACCCACCTATGTGACTGCTGGTTTTGTTACccataatcaaaagaaaaacttatATTTTCTCCTTAGCTTGTTTTCACTTTCCTATCTCTTACTAGACATACCCAGAGAAAATTATCAGCCAAGTACTCGATTGCtattcaatgatttttaagattgataataacaaaaaatatcatTAAGGACTTACTCTGTGCTAGACTCTGTTCTAAAGAATTTGCACATActacttaattatatattttacctCTATATATAGTAAGAAGGCTTACTATGCACTATTCCAAGCATTTGACaagtgttaattcatttaatttttataatgatcTTATGATGTGGGTATTATGATTCTTTATAAGAAAACCGAGTCCAGAGGGTTTAAGAGAATTACTGAAGGTCACATGGTTAATAGTCAGCAGAATCAATCTCCAAACCCATGCCATCTACCTCCAAGCCATGCTCTTAACTACTTTACTATCCTGCTTTTGATATGTCATTAAGGCTTTAAAGGGATATAGCTTCTACATGCCTCAAATCTATAATTCATTGcattattttttgaagaacaCATCGATCTAGCTTTTGCtgctaaaaactagaaaacaaaaaaacaaaggctagtttttgctgctataacagacAGACATCCAAAATTTCCATGTTCAGAAATGTATTGCCTGCTCACACTATGAATTCCTCTCACATTGGTGACTGTCTTGGATACACATCATTTTCACTCAAAAGACTCAAGCTGACAGTGCTTTGATTATCTGAAATATGACAAACAGGGGAAAATGAATGGGGCAAGCCATGGTAGCTTTTAAAGGCTCTCCTCAAGTGTTATACACCATTTCCACACTCTCCTCATTTCCTAAAGTAAGTTCCACAGCCACATCTAACTTCACAGGTCACGAAGAGCAATGCTACTATGTGCCTGGAGGGCGAAAGCCTACAATGTCACCGAACAACATTAATGACTTCCACTGAATTTCTATTCCTTACATgggctaaaataattttaacagatTTTAACACATATTTCAAAAGATTAGATGAGGGCAGACATAAAAAGTTTTTTAGAACTTTACATATCATAATGTAAAATGGTCCTGATAATTCTAATCctgaacaattttaaatatagagGTTTTATAAGTTGTTTGTGCAATTCATGTAATATTAGTCAGCCTTTGGTTGTAGATTAGCATGTAGctttaattccttttctttgttttcttttctccatttccccCTAATCACTATGTACTCTAATTGAGGGAAAAGTTGccataaatattagttttacAAAGAAAATCCCTCAATGCCAATTGATTTGGTGGGGGGAGAGATTAGTTCTAACACcagattttatttgatttatttgaatgcatgtattttctttaaagaaaagagaaaatgaattgaCACATAgtatttacaaggaaaaaaataagcaataaggAGCCTACATGacatattcacttggaaatttgAGAACTTTTATCAGGCAAGGATCAGACCCCACTCATAGCCTCCCAGCCTCTCCCACCTCTTATGCAGCTGCCCCTATAGGAATCATCTTGGTGTAGGTTCCAACTCACCTCAAGCTGGTACAACATGATGGAGCTTTACATCAGTCCCCTCACCAGATATCTGTCATCCCCCACCTGGGGACTTCACCTTTAATAGCTAGGATAGAGACTGGGGAGCCTATCTAGGGCCCATGCTTGCAAAACCTGAAGTGTAGGGCAGTTAATGCCCTGTGGAGCAAAACTTCGAccaaaaagaaatggaagtgTGGATATATTCTCCCCTTTTCTCCATGGACAGACTTGCCTGAGACAGTCCTAAGAGGGTTAGGCAGCTTCTTGGGGAATAGTGTCATGGAATCCAGCACATAATTGCTTAGCTATGGTCAACTGGATGAGGCATCTTCATTTGAGCACTCCACCTTCCCTGCTTCACTTCCCTTACCCTTCGCTCCTTCTCCTGAAGAAAGCAATAGTACATGAGCCCTTCACCTGAAACTCTGCTTTCTAGAAAACTCAGAACAGAATACCACATCAAACCATCTTTGGAATAGCACCTTTactgagatgtaattcacatatgATAAAATTCACCCAAAAGTGTACAAAAAGTATACAGTGGGTTTTAGTGTATTTATAGAGTCCATCACCACTAaccaatttcagaacattttctttaccccaaaaagaaactccataacCACTAAAAGTCACTCCCAATTTACAACAACTAAACTAAGTTCTCATTCATAAGACTTAAGCTGACAGTGCTTTCATTATCTGAAATATTACAAACAAGGCAAGAGGAATGGGGCAAGTGACggtagtgtttgtttgtttgtttgtttgtttgtttgttttgagacggagtctcgctctgtcgcccaggctggagtgcagtggcacgatttcgcctcactgcaacctctgcctcccgggttcaagtggttctcctgcctcagccttccaagtagctgggatttacaggcgcccaccaccacaactggccaattttttgtatttttagtagatacggggtttcagcatgttggccaggctggtcgcaaactcctgacctcaggtgatccacccgcctcagcctcccaaagtgctgggattacaggcgtgagccaccgtgcccggccgatggTAGCTTTTAAAGATTCTTCCCAAATGTTGTACACCACCTGGACACAAAATTAAGTTCTGTCTCTGTGGGTTTTCCTATTCTGGACACCTCACATAAAttgaatcacacagtatgtggccttttgtgtatGATTTCTTTCTCTTAGCCCAATATTTTCAATATTCATCCATGTCATCACACATATCAGTATTCTTTATTGtcaaatagcattccattgtatgaatataccacactTCGCTTATCTATTCATCAGTTAACAGGTTTTTACATTGTTTCCAATTTTGGCTGTTATAAATatactgctatgaatattcatgtacaaataatttttaacatgtcAAAACTTAAGCTCTTAATTTTCTCCTAGACACTCACTTCTTCTCCAGCCTTTCTCATCTCAGTAAATAACACTACCACCAAACTGCTTAGAACACAaactaaatttctttcttaatgatAATTCCTTCAACCCCTCTGTCCCCAGGTCCAGTCAGCTTTGCCTCCAAAACATAGCTCAAATCCATCACACTTCTTCACTCTCTCTGCTGTCACCTCATCACACCATCATCTCTGCCCTGAGCCACTGCCAGAGCCTCCTCATTGGCTTCCCTCGTCCCACTCTCCTTCCACTCTACAGGGTTATTCCTAAATACCAGCTACTgtggcctttaaaaaataaagtgtgtttTCTCCTAGTTCAAAAGCCTCCAGTAACTTTCTAATgttcttaagaaaacaaaaattcaaacctCTGACCATGATCTTGCTCCTGTGTAATTGTCAAATTTCACCACATCccattcttcttcccttcctataAAACAGTGAAGAAGATCTCCTTCCACACTGCCTGTCTTCTGCACTGGAACTCCCTGAAGGTAGGCACCTCTTCTGTCTTGTTCACCATTGTATCTCCagcatcttgtatagtatctgaCTACTACGTAATTgggactcaataaatatctatcaATCTGTTGAAtataggaatgaatgaatgaatgaatgaatgaatgaaatgaatgaatcttGTGAAGATGATACCAGTACGGAGAAATATGACAGAATTCCAAATACCCTCCTGATGGCAAGATGGAGATCTGATATCTCCTTGCCCCCAACCAGTCCAGCTCTGTGTTGACatcctccctggcctccctgaCTGTGTAACACTAGTTATTGGACTCTATGTAGACCAAGGATAAACCCATAGTAGGCACTGACTCTCCTGGATTCAGGAGGTAGGGTTGTCTTTGGCTTTCTAGAAATGTGTGTTTTGATGGGACAGATAAAAGACAGAActcatggctgggcgcggtggctcacgcctgtaatcctagcacttcgggaggctgaggtgggtggattgtggccaggagttcgagatcagcctggccaacagggtgaaaccccatgcctattaaaaatacaaaaattattgttAAGGTGTGCCATGAAGGACAGGTGTGATTTCAACAGGTGGAGGAGAAAAAGGATATTTATAAAGAAGGAACACCAAAGGCAAAGACAGAGCAGAAGTGTCTGGGTTCATTTGGGATTGGTGAGCTAACCTATATAAATTAAGGACAGAGCATGTGTAAGAAAGTTAAGGAGAACTTTCTGGCAAAT harbors:
- the KRTAP7-1 gene encoding keratin-associated protein 7-1, whose translation is MTRYFCCGSYFPGYPIYGTNFHGTFRATPLNCVVPLGSPLNYGCGCNGYSSLGYSFGGSNINNLGGCYGGSFYRPWGSGSGFGYSTY